The Synechococcus sp. RS9916 DNA segment GCGGGCAGTGGAAGGTCACCAAGCTCCTCGAGATTCACCACCAACTCAAGCTGCTGCTGCACGCCCACCAACCAGTTGCGTTCCTTCAGCTGCAATTCAGGCGCAGGCAGTGTCAGCCCTGCCGCAGCTCCTGCTGCGGTGATCGTGGTGGCCAGGAGTTGTTCTGCGTCTGCAGCCCGCAACACAGGTGCCTCAAACCGCTGGGTCCCTGAAGGCACGCTGCCTGCTCCTTTGGACCAGGCCGATCCATCCGCCTTCAGTTTCTGCGCAAAGGTGGTTTGCCAGGGCAGCAGTCGTCCGGTGCCACTGTCACTGCTCCAGCCCAGCTTTACCCGGTCTGGACCCACGAGATCGATGTCGGCATTCAGCCGGCCGCAGCTGCCCAGCAGCAGGGTGAGCCCGACCAGTACCGCGATCACAACAACTGCAAACCCCGGTGCAGCGGCCTGGGTCGGTCCTGTCGGCGGCGGCGGTGGTGGTGGCGGCCCTTGGTTGCGGCGCCGGCGCATCGGCCGTGGGCGTTCCCCCATCTGGGCTGACATCTCCAGGGTGGGAAGCTGCATCGACCAGCTGGCCGGCCGCTGCAGGCTTGGCGCTTCCAGCACCTCCAGCAGCTGCTTGGCCCGCAGGCGGAGATCGCTGTCCCGGCAGCGGGTGAGCATCCGGCAGGTGCTCAGCGCCTTCGACTCCTGCCCCTGCCCCATCCAGGCGGTGACCATCAACATGCGGATGCGGGCTCCTTCGGGGTCCGTGATCGGATGCGCCTCAGCCAGAGGCTCCAGCAGCTCGAGGCACTGGCCGTAATCACCCCGGTCGAGGGCGGCTTCAGCCGGGGCCGTGGGCAAGCTCATCGATCAACCGCGACCCATCACCATCGTGCCGATGCCTGCATCGGTGAACACCTCCAGCAGCAGGGCGTGGGGCACACGGCCGTCGAGGATATGGGCCGCGGCCACACCCTGGGCCAGGGCCCGAATGCAGCACTCGGTTTTCGGAGTCATGCCCCCCGCCACGACGCCGTCTTCGATCAGTTGGCGCGCTTCCGACAGACGCAGTTGGGGGATCAGAGACTCGGGATCGTCGCGATCCCGCAGGATCCCAGGGGTGTCGGTAAGCAGGATTAATTTCTCCGCCTCCAGCGCTGCCGCCAGTTCTCCGGCCACGGTGTCGGCATTGATGTTGTGGGCGGTGCCATCACGGGTGGCCGCCACACTGGAAATCACCGGCACGTAGCCCTTTTCCAGTAGTGGTTCGAGCACGTCAGGGTTGACCCGGGCCACGTCGCCCACGAGGCCATGGCTGCCATTGCCCCATGGGCGGGCTTCCACTAGCAATCCGTCGCTGCCGCTAAGGCCGACGGCCCGGGCGCCCAGCTTGTTCAAGCCGTTGACGATCTGTTTGTTGACCCGGCCGACCAGCACCATCTCCACCACATCCATGGTGTCGGGATCGGTGACACGGAGTCCGTCGCGAAACTCGGCAGGAATCTCCAGACGTTTCAGCCAGGTGTTGATCTCAGGGCCCCCGCCGTGGACCACCACCGGTTGAACCCCCACGCTGGTCAGCAGGGCGAGGTCGCGAAAGACCGCTTCACGCAACTCGGCGTGCACCATGGCGGCCCCGCCGTATTTGACAACGATCCGCCGCCCGGCGAAGCGCTGGATGTAGGGCAGGGCTTCACTGAGGACGGAGACTCTCAGGGTGTCGTCGCTGGCCATCGCTCGCGTTCACTGCCCTCCATGCTGACCTGCGGCCGGAGCCGCCGCCTGCAGGAGTCGGAGATCGATGCGGTCTCCCCCCAGATCCTGGAGATCGGCATGAAGCCCTTTGGCGAAGAAACGCCCTAGCCGCTCTTGC contains these protein-coding regions:
- a CDS encoding DUF3153 domain-containing protein, with protein sequence MSLPTAPAEAALDRGDYGQCLELLEPLAEAHPITDPEGARIRMLMVTAWMGQGQESKALSTCRMLTRCRDSDLRLRAKQLLEVLEAPSLQRPASWSMQLPTLEMSAQMGERPRPMRRRRNQGPPPPPPPPTGPTQAAAPGFAVVVIAVLVGLTLLLGSCGRLNADIDLVGPDRVKLGWSSDSGTGRLLPWQTTFAQKLKADGSAWSKGAGSVPSGTQRFEAPVLRAADAEQLLATTITAAGAAAGLTLPAPELQLKERNWLVGVQQQLELVVNLEELGDLPLPALSVSVAPLPGSGHSSSNPMPAAVDHGRLVWPLQAGSRNQLTVRRWHWSPLGLGSVVVVLLLALTLVLQQIRLKLGFGYPELPS
- the argB gene encoding acetylglutamate kinase; translation: MASDDTLRVSVLSEALPYIQRFAGRRIVVKYGGAAMVHAELREAVFRDLALLTSVGVQPVVVHGGGPEINTWLKRLEIPAEFRDGLRVTDPDTMDVVEMVLVGRVNKQIVNGLNKLGARAVGLSGSDGLLVEARPWGNGSHGLVGDVARVNPDVLEPLLEKGYVPVISSVAATRDGTAHNINADTVAGELAAALEAEKLILLTDTPGILRDRDDPESLIPQLRLSEARQLIEDGVVAGGMTPKTECCIRALAQGVAAAHILDGRVPHALLLEVFTDAGIGTMVMGRG